The proteins below are encoded in one region of Cololabis saira isolate AMF1-May2022 chromosome 13, fColSai1.1, whole genome shotgun sequence:
- the LOC133458082 gene encoding vitamin D3 hydroxylase-associated protein-like: MQVPDRLLHAVNLERRTAALLTTAACGVGALLLLLRTSGRRAATEQIQRARSRRSDNVQQAEQAVLRYKQAHPSTDSDQILSLSLSELAKQLQDGSLSPDDVLYSYMEKALATHKKLNCCTEILLESFDQLKTLGSNKDGLLYGVPVSIKDNLSYQGHDCTCGVIPNLDKPAPKDSVLVEVLKKQGAIPFVKTNLPQALLNYDCSNPIYGQTVNPHNAQKTSGGSSGGEGALIGGGGSILGIGTDIGGSIRIPSSFCGICGFKPTSGRLSSQGSISINRGQKSVLSSAGPMARDVDSLALFMQALLCDHMFSLDPTVPPLPFNLQIYQSSRPLRIGYLENDGYSYPSPSMARSVREVKALLEEAGHTLVPYSPPKINYAVTELILKGVLADGATSIIQKLKGGPVDPCLRPQVQMYSVPKWLKKTLSFLLKPFSPRIPAVLQALCGVGSVADLWEHHAAIEDYISETVAEWRRCNIDVLLCPVIGPAYNFLYCGQLTSVVSFTMLYNLLNFPAGVVPVSTVTVEDEEELKHFQGNYQDTWDKLFKEAVTGAEGLPVGVQCVALPWQDELCLRFMKEVERLVEQNRK; this comes from the exons ATGCAGGTCCCAGACAGACTCCTTCATGCAGTGAACTTGGAGCGGCGGACAGCGGCTCTCCTCACCACCGCCGCCTGCGGCGTGggagctctgctgctgctgctgcggacCAGCGGCCGCCGAGCAGCCACGGAGCAGATCCAGAGAGCCAGAAGCAGAAGGAGCGACAATGTGCAGCAGGCGGAGCAGGCGGTGCTGCGGTACAAGCAGGCG CATCCATCGACCGACTCTGATCAGATCCTGTCACTGTCACTGTCTGAGTTGGCAAAGCAACTGCAGGATGGCTCACTGAGCCCCGATGACGTGTTGTACTCCTACATGGAAAAG GCCCTTGCTACACACAAGAAGCTGAACTGCTGCACAGAAATTCTACTGGAGAGCTTTGATCAGCTGAAAACACTTGGCTCCAACAAAGACGGTCTGCTGTACGGAGTTCCAGTTAGCATCAAAGACAATCTCTCATATCAG GGTCACGACTGCACTTGTGGTGTGATCCCTAATCTGGATAAACCTGCCCCAAAGGACAGTGTGCTTGTGGAAGTTCTGAAGAAACAAGGAGCTATACCCTTCGTTAAAACAAACCTACCCCAAGCCCTATTAAA TTATGACTGCAGTAACCCCATTTATGGTCAGACTGTGAACCCCCATAATGCTCAGAAAACCTCTGGAGGTTCGTCCGGTGGGGAAGGGGCTCTCATTGGGGGAGGGGGCTCCATCCTTGGTATAGGGACTGACATAGGAGGTAGTATCCGTATTCCCTCCTCATTCTGCGGGATCTGTGGTTTTAAGCCAACATCGGGTCGGCTGAG TTCACAGGGTTCAATTTCCATCAATCGAGGTCAAAAGTCTG TACTATCATCTGCTGGACCCATGGCAAGGGATGTGGACAGTCTGGCACTGTTTATGCAGGCTCTTCTCTGCGATCACATGTTTTCCCTGGACCCCACTGTGCCACCATTACCTTTCAATCTGCAG ATTTACCAGAGTTCCAGACCTCTGAGGATCGGTTATCTAGAAAACGACGGCTACTCGTACCCTTCTCCAAGCATGGCCCGCAGCGTCCGAGAGGTTAAAGCTCTGTTAGAGGAAGCAGGGCACACt TTGGTGCCATACTCTCCTCCGAAGATAAATTATGCTGTCACTGAACTGATACTTAAAGGTGTTTTAGCTGATGGAGCAACCAGCATCATACAGAAGCT GAAGGGGGGTCCTGTGGACCCTTGTCTCAGACCTCAGGTTCAAATGTACTCTGTCCCTAAGTGGTTGAAGAAAACCCTCTCGTTCCTCCTCAAACCTTTT TCTCCTCGCATCCCTGCTGTCCTTCAGGCTCTCTGTGGAGTTGG ATCTGTTGCAGATCTATGGGAGCATCATGCTGCTATCGAG GACTACATTAGTGAGACGGTAGCAGAGTGGAGGCGGTGCAacatagatgtgctgctgtgcCCCGTCATCGGACCAGCCTACAACTTCTTGTACTGTGGCCAACTTACAT ctgTTGTCAGTTTCACAATGCTTTACAATCTCCTCAATTTTCCTGCTGGTGTGGTGCCCGTTTCCACGGTGACGgtagaggatgaggaggagcttAAGCACTTCCAGGGCAATTATCAAGACACCTGGGACAAGCTCTTTAAAGAG GCTGTGACTGGAGCTGAGGGTCTGCCCGTGGGGGTGCAGTGTGTGGCCCTGCCGTGGCAGGATGAGCTCTGCCTTCGCTTCATGAAGGAGGTGGAACGACTGGTTGAACAGAACAGAAAGTAG
- the LOC133458084 gene encoding cytochrome b-c1 complex subunit 6, mitochondrial codes for MVFEEKMITNGEPEDEEEEEEEDMVDPIETLRQTCESMDHCVHTRERLEKCETRVGSRSTEEDCTEELFDFLHARDHCVSDKLFHSVK; via the exons ATGGTTTTCGAGGAGAAGATGATTACAAACGGAGAGCCTGAAGAC gaggaagaggaggaggaagaggacatGGTG GATCCTATTGAAACACTGCGACAGACGTGTGAATCGATGGACCACTGCGTTCACACTCGGGAGCGTTTGGAAAAGTGTGAAACCAGAGTTGGCTCTCGCTCGACAGAAGAGGATTGTACTGAGGAGCTGTTTGACTTCCTTCATGCTCGGGACCACTGC GTGTCTGACAAACTGTTTCATTCTGTCAAATGA